CACTTCACTGGGCTTGGCGGAAAAGAGAATGCTGAGCAACATCGTGTTCAAACTGACGCTCTTCCCGGCGCCGGTGGCGCCGGCTACCAAGAGATGCGGCATCGTCTTCAGATCGGCCGTCATCGGGGCACCGAAGATGTCCTTGCCCAACGCCAGTGTCAGTCTCGACCTTGCACGACGAAAGGCATCGCTCATGACGACTTCCTTCAGCGACACCGTCTCGCGAGACCGGTTCGGCACCTCGATCCCAACCACTGATTTCCCCGGCAGCGGCGCAACGATGCGTAGACTCGTCGCCTTGAGAGCCAACGCAAGGTCATCAGCCAGATTCACAATGCGGGCCACCTTCGTGCCGGGCGCCGGCTCAAATTCGTACATCGTGACGACGGGACCGGGCCTTACTTCCGTCACGGTACCCTCGATACCGAAACTCATCAACGCTCGTGATAAGACCTCGGACTGGGCTCGTAATTCTTCATCCGACATCCGATCCAGTGGTCCGGAAGGATCGCTTAACAGAATCTCAGGGTCAGGCAGTTGATAATCCACGGGCTCAGCCGGTGGAACAACCGGTTCCGGTTCAGTCGCTTGCGTTTCCATTGTCGCAGTGATGACAGGGAATGGCTGGATGACCGGACCAGATGAGGACGGAGTTGGGCTCGGTTCTGCTGCTTCGATCCTTTCAACAGCCGATTCTTCTTCCTGGATGACGGCGGTCGGCCGCGAAGACCTCACCCGTGGCCGTCGATTGACGGAGTTCTTCTGGACATCGATTGATCGCTCGGGCATCACTGCGGACAAGCCCTCGCGGAGAACGACCCAACCTTCCGGCATCCGACGCACGGCTTCGGCCAGCGACAGAGGCGTTGTCAGAAGAAGAGACACAAGAAATCCCGTGATAATCAGGATATGAGCGCCGGTTCCGGCAAAGACGGCACGGAGCCCCTCGGCGATCGTCTGGCCGACGACACCACCAGCCATCCCACGGGAAATCATCCCGCTGGTCAGGGTCGGAACCCCCGTTGTTTCAAGATGCAGAAAAGCAGCCAAGAAGAATACGGATGCTAAGGAACTGGCGGCCGTCCGTAGCCTGAGACTCACCGGCGCCTGAGAAAAACAGCGAAATCCCAATCGCCCCAGCAGCACGGGAAAGAGATAGGCCGCTCCACCGAGCCCATAAAAAAAAGCTCCGGCCAAGAGAGCTCCGAATGAACCGATGAGGTTTCGAGGCGGGTCGGCGTTCGAGGCACCGGCCGCCACAATCTTCGCCTCCCCAGGCACAAATGACAAAAGGCTCAAGAGCATAAGCAAGCTCAACGCGATCAAGATCACGCCGATCACTTCGCGCTGCATATGAGAAGAGGGGGATGGGGCGCGGCGGGCTTCTCTCCGCTTAGCCCTCGTGGTGGCACCCATGCGAGGGATGCTAGCACAGGGGCAGAGTCATTTCAAACAAACGGGCATTCGGGCTTCTGGTCTGGTGCGCCCTGAACGAGAATGAATTGGGGTGTTACAACTGAACCGGTGGTGAGGTATGCCGGATGATTTTGCCTTCAACCAGGTAGACCACGAGCTCGGCGATATTAGTGGCATGATCGGCCACTCGCTCGAGAGATTTGGCGATAAAGCTTAATCGGATGGCACGGGAAATCGTGTGTGGGTTCTCCACCATAAAGGAGAGCAACTCTCGAAACAACTGTTCCATGAGATCATCGACGAAGTCATCATCCATGACCACTTTCCTGGCCAGCTTGGCATCTTCCTTGACGAAGGCGTCGATGCTTTCCTTCACCATCATCCGCGCAAGGTGTCCCATCCTCGGGATATCGATGTAGGGCTTGAGCTGCGGCTCTTCATTCAACTCGATCGCTCGTTCACAGATACTCTCCGCCAGGTCGCTGATGCGCTCGAGCTCAGTGGACAGTTTCATGGCCGTCGTCACCAAGCGTAAGTCGCGCGCGGCCGGTTGGTGGAGCGCCAGCAACTCGATGCAGGCTTCGTCGATCTCCACATCCAGCGCATTCACCTTGTGGTCCCGTTCGATCACACGACAGGCCAAGGCCGAGTCGCGGGTGACCAGGGCGGTCAATGCCTTGTCGATTTGGTCTTCCGCAAGACCGGCCATCAGCGCCAACTTCGTCTTGAGCTCCGCAAGTTCCTCGTCAAAATGTCGCTGTTGAACCATGGGTCACCCGAATCGTCCGGTGATATAGTCTTCCGTCTGCTTCTTGACGGGATTCGTAAACAGCTGTTTAGTAAGACCGAACTCAATCAGTTGACCGAGATACATGAAGGCCGTCCGATCGGACACCCGTGCCGCTTGCTGCATGTTGTGCGTCACGATGACGATGGTCAGCTCTTTCTTGAGTGAGAACAGCAGCTCCTCGATCTTGCCGGTGGCGATCGGGTCCAGCGCGGAACAGGGTTCATCCATCAAGAGGACTTCCGGTTTGACGGCGAGGGCCCGCGCGATGCAGAGACGCTGCTGCTGACCGCCGGATAAACCGAGAGCGCTTTTGTGGAGCCGGTCTTTTACTTCGTCCCACAAGCCGGCGCCTCCGAGACTTGCTTCGACGATGCCTTCCAGCAATCCCCGATTCTTTAGACCCTGAAGTCGCGGACCGTACGCGACATTTTCGTAGATGGACTTGGGAAAGGGATTGGACTTTTGAAATACCATCCCCACGCGTTTCCGAAGATCCGTGATATCGATCTCAGGGTTAAAAATATCAACGTCGTCGAGAAAGATATTCCCCTCATGCCGAGCGCCTTCGATGAGATCGTTGAGGCGGTTCAAGCAGCGAAGCAAAGTGGATTTTCCACATCCCGAGGGACCGATAAAGGCGGTCACCTGGTGCTCGGCAATTTCTACGTCGATTTTGAACAGCGATTGGAGAGGACCATAGAAAAAGTCGAAGCCCTGTACCCGAAGTTTGGCCTTCTGTGCGGCATTCTCTTGATGGGATATCGAGGAGTCCCCAAGCTCCTTCCTCTCATCTTTCAGCTTCAGAGTGGGAGGCATCGTGAGGGGAAGAGACTCGGACATCGTATCACACTGCTGATCCAGCATATTTCCTTCGCATTCGATTTCTCAAGATGATGCCCATCAGGTTAAGCGTCACCACCACAAGGATCAACACCAATGTGGTCACATAGACCATGGGTTTGGCGGCCTCGACGTTGGGTGATTGAAACCCGACATCATAAATATGAAAGCCCAGGTGCATGAACTTTCGATCTAAGTGCAGGAACGGCCAGGTTCCGTCGATCGGCATGGCAGGCGCAAGCTTCACCACACCCGTCAGCATCAACGGAGCAACCTCTCCGGCCGCACGAGCCATGGCCAGGATCAGTCCGGTCAGAATTCCAGGAAGCGCAGTGGGAAGTACAACTTTCCACATCGTTTCCCATTTGGTCGCGCCAAGGCCGATAGACCCTTCACGGTATTCTCGGGGTACCGCGGCAAGCCCCTCCTCTGTCGCGACGATGACAAGAGGAACCGTCAGCAGAGCCAGCGTCAAGGAAGCCCAAAGGATACCTCCTGTTCCGAAGGTCGGAGTCGGCAATCGGTCGGAAAACCACAGCGCATCCAGGCTTCCGCCGACGCCATACACAAAAAATCCCAAGCCGAACATGCCGAACACGATCGAGGGAATCCCGGCGAGATTGTTGACGGCAATCCGGACAGTCCGCACGATGACTCCCTGGCGGGCATACTCCCTGAGGTACAAGGCGCCGATCACGCCAAAGGGGGTCACGACGAAGGTCATGATGATCACCATCATGACCGTGCCGAAAATTGCGGGGAAGATCCCACCCTCCGTATTGGCTTCACGTGGCTCCGTGGTCAGAACCGTCCAGACGTTGCCGACATAGACCCAGACCTTTTCCAAGGTCGAAAGATCGTTGGGTCTCAAGACCCGCACAATTTGGCCAAGTGATAAGGACTTTTCTCTTCCATTGGCATCAACGACAAGCAAGCTGTACCCATTCTCCGCCTCACCAGATTCCGCATGTCGAAGCAGGGGCGGTAGCGACCGCCATACGGCATCGGCGCCATCGGCTACGCCCCGGTCTTCCTTGACAATCGTCCGCAGGCGCCCATAGAAGTTCCCCCACTCCAGACGTTCCACCATCACGAGATCGGCCGGCTTGGTTTGTTCAATGATCTGATCGGTATTGATCCATCGATAGTCCAGCCCGTACAGATCACGATTGCCGATCTTCATCCTGATTCGTGGGATCCCCTTCGGACCAATTTCTTCGCCAGCCAACTGGCCGATCACATGTTTTCCGTCTTTCAGGGTCAATTCCATAACGTCAGCCGGCCAGAAATACCCGAACCCGTTGAGGAGGATGAGCACGAGGAGTCCCCCGATCATGAGGAGCGAGAGGGACAGTCCTGCACCGCAGCTCCAAATGAAGAGCTCCCCGCTACCAACAAACTGCCAGAGCCATACTTTCATCGAGCCACTCTCGATATCGCGTTACATGAGCTGTTCTGCATGAATCCTGTTCAAGTTAGAATTGACTGTATTTATCCCTGAGGCGTTGTCGAATCAGCTCGGCTGCCGTGTTGAGGATAAAGGTGGCGACAAATAAAAGGAGTCCGGCCAAGAAGAGTGTGCGAAACAAGGTCCCGTCGTGCGGCGCTTCAGGAATTTCCACCGCGATATTTGCTGAGAGGGTTCGAAACCCGTTGAAGAGGCTCCAGTCCATAATCGGCGTATTGCCGGTCGCCATGAGGACAATCATCGTCTCTCCGACAGCTCGGCCGAGTCCGATCATCAGAGCAGAGAAGATGCCTGGGCTGGCTGAGATCAGAACGAGATGGACGAGCGTTTGCCA
This region of Nitrospira sp. genomic DNA includes:
- the phoU gene encoding phosphate signaling complex protein PhoU: MVQQRHFDEELAELKTKLALMAGLAEDQIDKALTALVTRDSALACRVIERDHKVNALDVEIDEACIELLALHQPAARDLRLVTTAMKLSTELERISDLAESICERAIELNEEPQLKPYIDIPRMGHLARMMVKESIDAFVKEDAKLARKVVMDDDFVDDLMEQLFRELLSFMVENPHTISRAIRLSFIAKSLERVADHATNIAELVVYLVEGKIIRHTSPPVQL
- a CDS encoding DNA translocase FtsK: MGATTRAKRREARRAPSPSSHMQREVIGVILIALSLLMLLSLLSFVPGEAKIVAAGASNADPPRNLIGSFGALLAGAFFYGLGGAAYLFPVLLGRLGFRCFSQAPVSLRLRTAASSLASVFFLAAFLHLETTGVPTLTSGMISRGMAGGVVGQTIAEGLRAVFAGTGAHILIITGFLVSLLLTTPLSLAEAVRRMPEGWVVLREGLSAVMPERSIDVQKNSVNRRPRVRSSRPTAVIQEEESAVERIEAAEPSPTPSSSGPVIQPFPVITATMETQATEPEPVVPPAEPVDYQLPDPEILLSDPSGPLDRMSDEELRAQSEVLSRALMSFGIEGTVTEVRPGPVVTMYEFEPAPGTKVARIVNLADDLALALKATSLRIVAPLPGKSVVGIEVPNRSRETVSLKEVVMSDAFRRARSRLTLALGKDIFGAPMTADLKTMPHLLVAGATGAGKSVSLNTMLLSILFSAKPSEVKLLLIDPKMLEFQSYEGIPHLLRPVITEPKSAARGLGWVVAEMERRYKLLAEAGVRNVDAYNRKVLGLHEALAGNSLAGVEQTELPMQFLSEEERLSAGETSIPEGERGCMQPKPTPPEPLPFIVVMIDELADLMMVAPKDVEDKIARLAQMARASGIHLVLATQRPSVDVLTGLIKANFPARIAFQVSSKTDSRTILDANGAEALLGRGDMLYLASGTGRLARLHGSFVADDDVRSVVEFVKKQALPIYNQELQSLKSEEAAEEEAKDEVYEQAKDLVLSTGQASASLIQRRLRVGYPRAARMIEQMETDGIVGAAGRDGRREVLGRRGPVGAAEAAEA
- the pstB gene encoding phosphate ABC transporter ATP-binding protein PstB; translated protein: MLDQQCDTMSESLPLTMPPTLKLKDERKELGDSSISHQENAAQKAKLRVQGFDFFYGPLQSLFKIDVEIAEHQVTAFIGPSGCGKSTLLRCLNRLNDLIEGARHEGNIFLDDVDIFNPEIDITDLRKRVGMVFQKSNPFPKSIYENVAYGPRLQGLKNRGLLEGIVEASLGGAGLWDEVKDRLHKSALGLSGGQQQRLCIARALAVKPEVLLMDEPCSALDPIATGKIEELLFSLKKELTIVIVTHNMQQAARVSDRTAFMYLGQLIEFGLTKQLFTNPVKKQTEDYITGRFG
- the pstA gene encoding phosphate ABC transporter permease PstA is translated as MKVWLWQFVGSGELFIWSCGAGLSLSLLMIGGLLVLILLNGFGYFWPADVMELTLKDGKHVIGQLAGEEIGPKGIPRIRMKIGNRDLYGLDYRWINTDQIIEQTKPADLVMVERLEWGNFYGRLRTIVKEDRGVADGADAVWRSLPPLLRHAESGEAENGYSLLVVDANGREKSLSLGQIVRVLRPNDLSTLEKVWVYVGNVWTVLTTEPREANTEGGIFPAIFGTVMMVIIMTFVVTPFGVIGALYLREYARQGVIVRTVRIAVNNLAGIPSIVFGMFGLGFFVYGVGGSLDALWFSDRLPTPTFGTGGILWASLTLALLTVPLVIVATEEGLAAVPREYREGSIGLGATKWETMWKVVLPTALPGILTGLILAMARAAGEVAPLMLTGVVKLAPAMPIDGTWPFLHLDRKFMHLGFHIYDVGFQSPNVEAAKPMVYVTTLVLILVVVTLNLMGIILRNRMRRKYAGSAV